Proteins from a genomic interval of Desulfofustis limnaeus:
- a CDS encoding ABC transporter ATP-binding protein has protein sequence MLRVDQLNAWLPDPSAPDDRSRDTRLLHDVSLQIDDGETVALVGESGSGKTVTALAILRLLENTSPIRIEGGVSFAGQPLLSLPMEAMRTIRGNRIAMIFQEPMTSLNPVFPIGNQLLEPLLLHRHMTRAAARQEAIALLERTGIEEAEARLDVYPHQLSGGQRQRVMIAMALACRPALLIADEPTTALDVSIQAQILALIRELQQELGMAMLLITHDLAMVRSIAQRIAIMKDGAIVETGSPQHIFAHAAHPYTRRLIAAIPAAKPPLKADAPILLETRGLSCTFRLPGSRGTLFRRRFRTVKAVDQVDLSIKAGTTCGIIGESGSGKTTLALALLRLTPSSGSIFFNGRQLQQLSLRRMRPFRSDLQIVFQDPFSSLSPRLSIGQIVAEGLRVHQRGLSRDERLRLVEQALHDVGLPADSLHRYPHEFSGGQRQRVAIARAMVLRPKLLVLDEPTSALDMTIQRQILELLKDLQQKYALTYLFISHDLKTTRALADHIVVMRNGRVVEQGPAQEIFEQPQQEYTRGLLSAAHYVASPA, from the coding sequence ATGCTGCGCGTCGATCAGCTGAACGCCTGGCTGCCGGACCCGTCAGCCCCTGACGACCGTTCCCGTGATACCCGCCTGCTCCACGATGTGTCTTTACAGATCGATGATGGAGAAACCGTGGCGCTGGTCGGCGAATCCGGCTCCGGGAAGACCGTCACCGCCTTGGCGATCCTGCGCCTGCTCGAAAATACTAGTCCGATCCGGATCGAGGGTGGTGTCTCGTTTGCCGGCCAGCCGCTGCTTTCTCTGCCCATGGAGGCCATGCGAACCATTCGCGGCAACCGCATCGCCATGATCTTCCAGGAGCCGATGACCTCGCTCAATCCGGTCTTCCCCATCGGCAACCAGCTGCTCGAACCACTGCTGCTGCATCGGCACATGACCAGAGCGGCGGCACGGCAAGAAGCTATCGCTCTCTTGGAGCGGACCGGCATCGAAGAAGCGGAAGCGCGGCTCGACGTGTATCCTCACCAATTATCCGGCGGCCAGCGACAGCGGGTCATGATTGCCATGGCGCTGGCCTGTCGACCGGCCCTGCTGATCGCCGACGAACCGACCACGGCCCTGGACGTTTCGATCCAGGCCCAAATCCTGGCGTTGATCCGGGAGCTGCAGCAAGAACTGGGCATGGCGATGCTGCTGATCACCCACGATCTGGCCATGGTCCGCAGCATCGCCCAGCGGATCGCCATTATGAAGGATGGAGCAATCGTTGAGACCGGCTCGCCGCAGCACATCTTTGCCCATGCTGCGCACCCGTACACCCGTCGCCTGATTGCCGCCATCCCCGCGGCGAAACCACCCCTCAAAGCGGATGCGCCGATCCTCCTCGAGACCCGCGGGCTGAGCTGCACCTTTCGTCTCCCCGGCAGCCGGGGTACGCTGTTCCGACGCCGTTTTCGCACCGTCAAGGCGGTGGATCAAGTCGACCTGTCCATCAAGGCGGGGACGACTTGCGGGATTATCGGCGAGTCAGGTTCGGGCAAGACCACTCTGGCCCTGGCATTGCTCAGACTCACCCCAAGCAGCGGCAGTATCTTTTTCAATGGAAGACAGCTGCAGCAGTTGTCACTACGGCGGATGCGCCCGTTTCGCAGCGACCTGCAGATTGTCTTTCAGGATCCCTTTTCTTCCCTCTCCCCGCGCCTTAGCATCGGCCAGATAGTGGCCGAGGGGCTGCGCGTCCACCAACGGGGGCTAAGCCGCGACGAGCGGTTGCGCCTGGTCGAGCAAGCCCTGCATGATGTCGGTCTGCCGGCCGACAGTCTGCACCGCTATCCCCATGAATTCTCCGGCGGTCAGCGGCAACGGGTGGCGATCGCCCGAGCCATGGTGCTGCGGCCGAAACTGTTGGTGCTTGACGAACCGACCTCCGCCCTGGACATGACCATCCAACGCCAGATCCTCGAACTGCTCAAGGATCTGCAGCAGAAATATGCCCTTACCTACCTGTTCATCTCGCACGACCTGAAGACCACCAGGGCCTTGGCCGACCACATCGTCGTCATGCGCAACGGGCGGGTGGTGGAGCAAGGACCGGCCCAGGAGATCTTTGAACAGCCGCAACAAGAATACACGCGCGGCCTGCTGAGCGCCGCTCACTACGTCGCATCTCCCGCCTGA
- a CDS encoding HAD family hydrolase: MSWKTCYTLPALLKEGKKRAGQCQTISFDLFDTLLIRRIHDPDLVKLPVARYISRRAAACGINRSWQSIQKLRDAIEQQHRQETSRTFVDHEACYPRFMAEVLQDIFQEHYEEAVLAEVTGYEMAMESSHLVPRKPLYDWLVELHGQGKRLFIVSDIYLPAEHLRVLCRNTGLLELAEDVISSADSFLAKASGKAYPLIRERYDLDPQSWLHIGDNPVSDGLRPAEYGLQALVLRDGSEKFRKALVKRYVNYSKGRPFYRGRALQQLMLPLEGEDSGQTPLYREGYNFLGPVIGTFVQHLADECDRLGIRNLFFFSREGYTFKKVWEACVPLLFAGRSLPKVEYLYVSRMALAGASCAEEGLTKPAASIAFLPPGNRDFRDVARIFQFELEPMLPCLERHRLAPDTCLSQLHGGYDQKNGVRFMELLEDEDFQDEVKRQTRSANRALHRYLEDVGFFSHDQVAVVDIGWLGTIQRFLYQAIKHRVDCPRLHGYVLGATRGFVFPSDLKNSLEGVIYDRHRFDLGASTLLYARDLFEEACRAPHPTLEGYELDGDGYRLRFRDSGDAVGRAEQQQDAYYSPLQQGIFDAAPRFAAASALLGYGIDDYRPWLHYLLTAKLAFPKTREILTIRHRSHLDDFHGGHRPLPKKVGTEKQLWECSRFQLMLNPLLRLRCFLRHARRVLRT; encoded by the coding sequence ATGAGTTGGAAGACCTGTTATACGCTGCCGGCCTTGTTGAAAGAAGGGAAGAAACGCGCCGGTCAGTGTCAAACCATCAGTTTTGACCTGTTCGATACCTTGTTGATCCGGCGCATCCATGATCCTGACCTGGTCAAGCTGCCGGTTGCCCGCTATATTTCCCGTCGTGCCGCCGCCTGCGGCATCAATCGCTCCTGGCAATCCATTCAGAAGCTCCGTGATGCGATCGAACAGCAGCATCGACAGGAAACCAGCCGTACCTTCGTCGATCACGAGGCCTGCTATCCCCGTTTCATGGCGGAAGTGCTGCAAGACATCTTCCAGGAACACTATGAAGAAGCGGTGCTGGCCGAGGTGACTGGCTATGAAATGGCCATGGAAAGCTCCCACCTGGTGCCCCGCAAACCGCTCTACGATTGGCTCGTTGAACTGCATGGACAGGGCAAACGGTTGTTCATCGTATCCGATATCTACCTGCCGGCCGAGCACCTGCGCGTCCTCTGCCGCAATACCGGCCTGCTGGAGTTGGCGGAGGATGTGATCTCTTCGGCCGATTCGTTTCTCGCCAAGGCCTCGGGAAAGGCCTACCCGCTGATCCGCGAGCGCTATGACCTGGACCCCCAGAGCTGGCTTCACATCGGTGACAACCCGGTCTCCGACGGTCTCAGGCCGGCGGAATATGGGCTGCAGGCCCTGGTCTTGCGCGACGGTTCGGAAAAATTCCGCAAGGCACTGGTCAAGCGGTATGTGAACTACTCGAAAGGGCGGCCGTTTTATCGGGGTAGGGCCCTGCAGCAGCTGATGCTGCCGTTGGAGGGCGAAGATTCCGGCCAGACGCCGCTCTATCGGGAGGGCTACAATTTTCTCGGACCGGTGATCGGGACGTTCGTCCAGCACCTGGCCGACGAATGTGACCGCCTGGGGATTCGCAACCTCTTTTTCTTTTCCCGGGAAGGGTATACCTTCAAGAAGGTCTGGGAGGCCTGCGTCCCGCTGTTGTTCGCCGGTCGGAGCCTGCCAAAGGTGGAATACCTGTACGTCAGCCGGATGGCCCTGGCCGGGGCCAGCTGCGCTGAGGAAGGGTTGACCAAACCGGCCGCAAGCATCGCCTTCCTTCCCCCCGGCAATCGTGACTTCCGGGATGTGGCCAGGATTTTCCAATTCGAACTGGAACCGATGCTGCCGTGTCTCGAGCGACACCGGCTCGCGCCCGATACCTGTCTTTCCCAACTGCATGGCGGATACGACCAGAAAAATGGCGTGCGTTTCATGGAGCTTCTCGAAGACGAGGATTTTCAGGACGAGGTCAAGCGCCAGACCAGGAGTGCGAACCGGGCCCTGCATCGCTACCTCGAAGACGTCGGGTTTTTCAGCCATGATCAGGTTGCGGTTGTCGATATCGGCTGGCTCGGCACCATCCAGCGTTTTCTTTATCAGGCGATCAAGCACCGCGTTGATTGTCCGCGACTGCATGGGTACGTCTTGGGCGCGACACGGGGCTTTGTGTTCCCGTCCGATCTCAAGAATAGCCTGGAGGGGGTGATTTACGACCGCCATCGCTTCGACCTCGGGGCCAGCACGCTGCTCTATGCCCGCGACCTGTTCGAGGAGGCCTGCCGAGCACCGCACCCCACCCTGGAAGGGTATGAACTTGACGGTGACGGGTATCGCTTGCGCTTTCGGGATAGCGGTGATGCGGTGGGGCGGGCCGAGCAGCAGCAGGATGCCTATTATTCACCGCTGCAGCAGGGGATCTTCGATGCGGCGCCACGATTTGCGGCGGCATCGGCTCTGCTCGGTTACGGGATTGATGATTATCGGCCCTGGCTACACTACCTGTTGACGGCAAAACTGGCATTTCCGAAGACCCGGGAGATTCTGACCATTCGTCATCGTTCCCACCTGGATGACTTTCACGGCGGCCACCGGCCGCTGCCGAAAAAAGTAGGGACGGAAAAACAGCTGTGGGAGTGTAGCCGTTTCCAATTGATGCTCAACCCGTTGTTGCGGCTCCGCTGTTTTCTTCGTCACGCCCGGAGGGTATTGCGCACATGA
- a CDS encoding glycosyltransferase family 2 protein: MADPLISVVIPAYNHERFVGAAVESVLEQSYSDLELIVVDDGSTDRTGDVVRSFTDPRLRYYHQENQDAFNTINRGISLARGRYLAILNSDDVFVRNRLERLLAICREHDFVCLFSDVVPIDDGGNEFTDPAFGWNRWHRDNRSFYFACGDLYTGFLHGNFMVTTSNLFMTADAARQVGPFSPLRYLHDYDFIFRMLLAFPERVGYAADEKLLYYRIHGGNTLSEAAIKGREQDRELIRKYVLAKIPEAWRGYVAAGSDRLVTLERELTEVRRSLQPPAAQGVRLALRTLGKAVQVWVKKKWTDKPGGSER; this comes from the coding sequence ATGGCAGATCCATTGATATCAGTCGTTATCCCCGCGTACAACCACGAGCGTTTTGTCGGTGCCGCGGTGGAAAGCGTGCTTGAACAGAGCTATAGCGACCTGGAGTTGATCGTCGTCGACGATGGATCCACTGATCGTACCGGAGATGTGGTCCGCAGCTTTACCGATCCCCGTCTGCGCTATTATCATCAGGAAAACCAGGACGCCTTCAATACCATCAATCGCGGTATCAGTCTGGCTCGGGGACGATACCTGGCGATCCTCAACTCGGATGATGTCTTTGTGCGAAATCGTCTGGAAAGATTGCTGGCGATCTGCCGTGAGCACGATTTCGTCTGTCTGTTCAGTGACGTGGTGCCGATCGACGATGGTGGAAACGAGTTCACCGACCCCGCATTCGGCTGGAATCGCTGGCATCGAGATAATCGCAGCTTCTATTTCGCCTGCGGTGACCTCTATACCGGCTTTCTGCACGGCAACTTCATGGTCACCACGTCGAACCTGTTCATGACGGCGGACGCTGCCCGGCAGGTGGGCCCCTTCAGTCCGCTCCGCTACCTGCATGACTATGATTTCATCTTCCGCATGCTGCTCGCTTTCCCCGAAAGGGTCGGCTATGCTGCTGATGAAAAATTGCTCTATTATCGCATTCATGGTGGTAACACCCTGAGTGAGGCGGCAATCAAAGGGAGGGAGCAGGATCGGGAACTGATCAGGAAGTATGTGCTGGCCAAAATTCCCGAGGCATGGCGCGGTTACGTTGCTGCCGGGAGCGACCGTCTAGTGACGCTCGAGAGGGAATTGACCGAGGTGCGGCGGTCGCTGCAGCCGCCGGCGGCCCAGGGTGTCCGATTAGCCCTGCGTACCCTTGGTAAGGCCGTGCAGGTCTGGGTAAAAAAGAAATGGACAGACAAGCCAGGTGGAAGCGAGCGTTGA
- a CDS encoding glycosyltransferase: MTLLNKIYARLRLIVDRDGRDYLVVRRLQLFDSEYYLSFFATPENTADPLLAYFLRWREWYKNNRFPGAARCQLPDPHPLFDTCYYLLNHFPHGLKRNPFAHYLVKGWKRGWAPSPYFDPETYRQRSSWDGRTGNPLSHYRDHGAPQAISPSPFFDAHWYLDRTPVLADAREWIIRHYKMYGAKDGRKSPLPVFDPSYYLQQTEDNEAARRDPLAHYVRLGEKNGQRPAELFDPRYYRQRYLRKKKHCSPLAHYLSHGVYLGHYPDERIASLSRKPRVSVLVPVYNADHRHLNTCIRSVLYQAYPYWELCLVDDCSTDTAIKTILADWEGRDQRIKVAYHKENTGISGATATAAEMATGEYLGFLDHDDALTPDCLYRMVQAVNETGAVVAYSDESLVGDDGSQLSVSHKPAFNRHLLLSHNYITHFVLIEAHYFRKIGGIGSGFDGAQDFDLMLRAAEAANHVAHVPRVLYHWRATESSSSVNHDTKPYAHDAGKRALAASLKRQGIDAEVVDNHLTFYYRITYKRKENPKVSVVIWREAEHHRAGITAEHLLGRAGYEPCEFLVVDQATENRGDESRSKTVLLDEAIRASSGEYIVLFGYGGSEISEGWLDVMAGTLFHDDNLGAVCGCVSWAGEDGPSYTVPDLDDRSSRYYAEALASMTRHLNGLHNPQLVRCCDWRCCLFEKSLYERLGGFDGHRYPQLLAMHDWSLRLMQTGKQILYTPYVTVTMEEREPFGDDAAAESGEKRRFQEHWQQMLRQGDPFYNTGVVLEQGIPEARFLDWLTGAG; encoded by the coding sequence ATGACGCTTCTCAACAAAATCTACGCTCGACTCAGGCTCATCGTTGATCGGGATGGGCGAGATTATCTGGTTGTTCGCCGGCTGCAATTGTTCGATTCCGAATACTATTTGAGCTTCTTCGCCACGCCTGAGAACACGGCAGATCCGCTCCTGGCCTATTTCCTGCGATGGCGAGAATGGTATAAAAACAATCGGTTTCCCGGAGCCGCCCGGTGCCAGCTGCCCGATCCTCATCCCCTCTTCGATACCTGCTACTATCTACTCAATCATTTTCCGCACGGTCTGAAGAGGAACCCGTTCGCTCACTACCTGGTAAAAGGTTGGAAGAGGGGGTGGGCGCCCAGCCCCTATTTCGACCCGGAGACCTATCGGCAACGCAGCTCCTGGGATGGCAGAACAGGAAATCCACTCAGTCATTATCGTGACCATGGTGCGCCGCAGGCCATCAGTCCGAGCCCGTTTTTCGACGCCCACTGGTACCTCGACCGAACGCCGGTGCTGGCCGATGCCCGGGAGTGGATTATCCGTCATTACAAAATGTATGGGGCAAAAGACGGACGTAAAAGTCCGCTACCGGTTTTCGACCCCAGCTATTACCTCCAGCAAACGGAGGACAATGAAGCAGCCCGGCGAGACCCCCTGGCCCACTATGTGCGGTTGGGAGAAAAGAACGGCCAGCGGCCGGCCGAGCTCTTTGATCCCCGCTATTACCGGCAACGGTATCTGAGAAAAAAGAAGCATTGTTCTCCGTTGGCACACTACCTGAGTCACGGCGTGTATCTAGGCCACTATCCTGATGAGCGGATCGCTTCTTTGTCAAGAAAACCGAGGGTCTCGGTTTTGGTGCCGGTCTATAACGCCGATCATCGACACCTCAATACCTGTATCCGGTCGGTGCTCTATCAGGCCTATCCCTATTGGGAGCTGTGCCTGGTGGATGATTGCAGCACTGACACGGCGATCAAGACCATCCTCGCTGACTGGGAGGGTCGGGATCAGCGTATCAAAGTGGCGTATCATAAGGAAAATACCGGTATTTCCGGCGCCACGGCTACCGCTGCGGAGATGGCGACCGGGGAGTATCTGGGCTTTCTCGACCACGATGATGCCTTAACCCCGGACTGTCTGTATCGGATGGTGCAGGCAGTCAACGAAACGGGAGCAGTGGTGGCCTATAGTGATGAGTCGCTGGTGGGGGACGACGGGTCGCAATTGAGTGTCTCCCATAAGCCGGCATTTAACCGTCACCTGCTCCTGTCCCATAACTACATTACCCATTTTGTCCTGATCGAGGCACACTACTTTCGTAAAATCGGCGGGATCGGCAGTGGTTTTGACGGCGCCCAGGATTTCGATCTGATGCTGCGGGCCGCAGAAGCTGCCAACCACGTCGCCCATGTACCCAGAGTTCTATATCACTGGCGGGCAACCGAGTCATCGAGCAGTGTCAATCACGACACCAAACCCTATGCCCACGACGCCGGCAAACGAGCCCTGGCCGCATCGCTGAAGCGTCAGGGAATCGACGCCGAGGTGGTCGACAACCACCTCACATTTTACTACCGTATCACGTACAAAAGAAAAGAAAATCCAAAGGTTTCCGTCGTCATTTGGCGGGAAGCGGAGCACCATCGTGCCGGAATAACGGCTGAACACCTGCTGGGCCGCGCCGGATACGAACCCTGCGAATTCCTGGTGGTCGACCAAGCTACCGAAAACCGCGGCGACGAGAGCCGGAGCAAAACCGTCCTGCTGGATGAGGCAATCCGGGCAAGCAGCGGCGAGTACATCGTCCTGTTCGGATACGGCGGCAGCGAGATCAGCGAGGGGTGGCTCGACGTCATGGCGGGAACGCTTTTCCACGATGATAACCTTGGAGCTGTCTGCGGCTGCGTATCGTGGGCCGGCGAGGATGGACCGTCTTATACCGTTCCGGATCTGGATGACCGATCGAGCCGTTACTATGCCGAAGCGCTTGCCTCGATGACCAGGCATCTCAACGGGTTGCATAACCCCCAGCTGGTTCGCTGTTGTGACTGGCGCTGCTGTCTGTTCGAAAAATCGCTCTACGAACGACTCGGCGGTTTCGATGGGCACCGTTACCCGCAGCTGCTGGCCATGCATGACTGGTCATTGAGGTTGATGCAGACCGGCAAGCAGATCCTCTACACGCCGTATGTGACTGTAACCATGGAAGAACGGGAGCCGTTTGGCGATGATGCAGCGGCCGAGAGCGGCGAGAAGAGGCGCTTTCAGGAACACTGGCAGCAGATGTTGCGCCAGGGCGATCCCTTTTATAACACCGGCGTCGTGCTGGAGCAGGGTATTCCGGAGGCTCGCTTTCTTGACTGGCTAACCGGTGCAGGGTAA
- a CDS encoding glycosyltransferase family 2 protein, translating into MPKVSVVIPCYNQGAFLDEAVDSVLAQTCTDLEIIVVNDGSTDTATNRTLLRYDREKTRVLSTSNQGLAAARNNGIAAARGEYILPLDADDRIEPRYLEEAVAVLDQQPEVGIVYCRARLFGAVDADWLLPDYSLAEMLLDNVIFCTALFRRVDWQAVGGYDPGMIHGWEDYEFWLALLERGRHVRRLPGRYFHYRVSPDSMVRSKEKRQKVEMFARIYQRHASFIGEHIDIWISRLLEKEESYITARLYVDCGQGLSDESSVARKVNVGRQTLTFPVDAFAQRREFRFDPADCPAVVSIESIDFVTTEGRTALEPLQISSNALFCRDNRFFFCTEDPQVYFALAAADAGAVVTVVVSYELVAVGESALQMIISSQEQQLRECLKNPFASIGRLLRKKDRVG; encoded by the coding sequence ATGCCCAAAGTCAGTGTCGTCATACCCTGTTACAACCAGGGCGCCTTCCTCGACGAGGCGGTTGATTCGGTTTTAGCGCAAACCTGTACCGATCTCGAGATCATCGTGGTCAATGACGGTTCCACAGACACTGCTACCAACCGCACACTGCTTCGCTACGACCGGGAGAAGACCAGGGTTCTCTCCACCTCCAACCAGGGTCTGGCGGCTGCCCGAAACAATGGTATCGCAGCGGCACGGGGCGAGTACATCCTGCCCCTTGACGCCGACGATCGGATCGAGCCGCGTTACCTGGAAGAGGCGGTGGCGGTGTTGGACCAACAGCCGGAGGTGGGCATCGTCTATTGTCGGGCTCGGCTCTTCGGCGCCGTCGATGCCGATTGGTTGCTGCCGGATTACTCGCTTGCCGAGATGCTCCTGGACAACGTCATTTTCTGTACGGCGTTGTTTCGTCGGGTCGACTGGCAGGCGGTCGGCGGCTATGATCCGGGGATGATCCACGGGTGGGAGGATTATGAGTTCTGGCTGGCGCTGCTAGAGCGGGGCCGCCACGTACGACGGCTGCCCGGCCGGTATTTTCATTACCGGGTATCACCCGACTCGATGGTGCGGAGCAAGGAAAAACGTCAAAAGGTGGAGATGTTCGCCCGTATTTACCAACGACACGCGTCTTTTATCGGGGAGCATATCGACATCTGGATCTCCAGACTGCTGGAAAAGGAAGAGAGCTATATCACCGCCCGGCTCTATGTGGATTGCGGCCAGGGGCTCAGCGACGAGAGCAGCGTCGCCCGCAAGGTGAATGTCGGCAGGCAGACCTTGACCTTCCCGGTCGATGCCTTTGCCCAACGGCGGGAATTTCGTTTCGATCCGGCCGATTGCCCGGCAGTGGTGTCCATTGAGTCGATCGACTTCGTCACCACCGAGGGCAGAACCGCTCTCGAACCGCTTCAGATCAGTTCTAATGCCTTGTTCTGTCGTGATAATCGCTTCTTTTTCTGCACTGAAGATCCGCAGGTGTATTTCGCTCTAGCGGCCGCGGATGCAGGAGCCGTCGTGACGGTGGTGGTCTCTTATGAACTCGTGGCGGTGGGTGAATCTGCCCTGCAGATGATCATTTCCTCCCAGGAGCAACAGCTTCGTGAATGTCTGAAGAACCCCTTTGCCTCGATCGGAAGACTCTTACGGAAAAAAGACAGGGTGGGATGA